In Candidatus Dadabacteria bacterium, the DNA window GACGGAGCGGTTTTAATCGATGTCGGAATCAACAGGAACGAGAGCGGAAAGATCGTCGGCGACATTGACTTTGAGGACGTAAAGGAAAAGGCCTCTTACATAACCCCCGTTCCCGGCGGGGTGGGTCCGATGACCATAACCATGCTCCTTTGGAACACGCTTGAGGCGGCGGAGATATTCGTGCTGGGCGAGTAGCCCCAAACCTGGGTCAGAGAAGCACCTCGGGGCCATCGGTTTTCGAAATCGCCTGCGAATCCCCGAGGCCGGAACAGATATCCCTTACCGCCATGTTCTTTGCGGGATGCCAGGCGGCCGGGTCTATCTCGAGGAGAGGCTCCAGGACAAATCTTCTTTCGTGCGCCCTCGGGTGAGGAATTACCAAGGAATCCGTGCTTATTACAAGGTCTCCGTAGAAGATTATGTCAAGATCTATCACTCTGGGTCCCCATCTCTTCGTCTTTTTTCTCCCGATCTCCTTTTCGATTGTCTTGAGGTAATCAAGAAGTTCAAAAGGGGAGAGTTCCGTTTCCGCCTTAACGACAGCGTTTGTGAATTTCGGCTGATCCTGCGGTCCCACGGGATCCGATTCGTAAAGGGAGGACACTGCCACCACGCGCGCGCGCTTTTCTATGCTCCTAAGCGCGCGGGTGAAATTCTCGCGCACGGGGCCGAGATTGGCTCCGACCCCTATGAAAACGATGTTCGGCGAAGCTTCGGGTTCGCTCAATGGAATACTCCCCCCGGTTAATATATAATGAGAAAATATATGGCACTTTTAACCGAAAAAGAAATTTCTTCCGCGCTCGAGGGCCTTCAGGGCTGGCAGAGGAAGGGAGAAGAAATAGAAAAGACGTTCGTTCTCAGAAATTTCGTCGATTCCATGGGTTTTGTGAACAAGGTCGCGCTTCTTTCAGAAAGGGCAGACCACCACCCCGACATCCTCATACGGTGGAACAAGGTTTCCATCACCCTTTCAACCCACAGCGAAGGCGGAATCACGGAAAAAGACCTGAGTCTGGCGGGGGAAATAGAAAAGGCGCTCTGACGCGAGTTCCACGCGCCGTCCGGGAAAGCTAGTCCGCATCCCTTATTTCGTAATCGTCCTCTCCGAGGGTAATGGTATCCCCTCCAGGTCCGCCCACGCGGGGATCGGTTTTTCTGCCCCTGCCCGGAAACAGCTTCCTCAAAAGCGAGGCTCCTGCTCCGAGAACTCCTAGCGCAACCAGAGCCAGAACGCCGAAAAACGCGAAAAGGCAGACGGCCACGACCACGAAAAGTGCAATGAAGGGAAGAGAGAAAAACGGAACTCTTCCCCTGCGAATGTAGATTTTTCCAGCCATTAAGACACCTTATTCAATATTATCACCGACCGCAGCACCTTTTGTATTTCTTGCCGCTGCCACAGGGACACGGGTCGTTCCGACCAACCTTCTTCTGCGTTCTCCTGACCGGGGTCTTGGCCTTTTCTTCAGCCCCTTCTCCCCGCCCGAGCACCATTTTCTTCTCCTCAAGCTCCCTTCTTCTCTCAAGTTCCTCGATCTGCTCTTCGCTCGCGGGCTGTATCCTGAAAAGATTGGAGCAGACGTCCATCCTGAACTTGTCCATCATGAGGGCAAACATGTCGAAGCCCTCTTTCGTGTATTCCCGAAGGGGGTCTTTCTGCGCATATCCCCTGAGTCCCACCCCTTCCCTCAGGTGATCCATGTTAAGAAGATGATCCTTCCAGAGATAGTCTATGTGCTGAAGCATGACGTAGCGTTCGACCTGCGAGAGGTTTTCAGAACCTATCCTCTCCTCTTTTTCCCGGTACGCGGCGGTCAGTTTTCCGGTGACTTCTTCCGTTATGACTTCGCCGTCCGCCTTGCCGGAGGCTTCTATCTCGATCTCCGTTCCGAAAATCCTCCCGATAACTTCGCAGAGCTCGGAGAAATCAGATTCCGGGCGGTCATCCCGCCCCGCCAGGTAACTGCCCACGGATTCCCGAACGATGTCTTCTGAAGACGTAAAAAGCATCTCTCTCAGGCTCTCGCCGCCCTCGAGAATTTCGCGGCGCTGCCTGTAGACGACGTCTCTTTGCGTGTTGAGAACATCGTCGTATCTCAGGAGATGCTTGCGGATGTCAAAATTCCTTCCCTCGACCTTTTTCTGGGCGTTCTCAATCGACTTGCTTATCATCGAGTGCTCAATCGGCTCTCCTTCCTCCCACCCGAGCTTGTCCATGACACCCGTTATCCTCTCCGAGGCGAAAATGCGCATCAGGTCGTCTTCAAGGGAAACATAGAATCTTGAAGATCCGTCATCTCCCTGTCTTCCCGCCCTTCCCCTAAACTGGTTGTCTATCCTCCTCGCCTCGTGTCTTTCGACCGAAAGGATATGAAGCCCGCCGAGTTCCTTAACTTTCTCCTTTTCAGAATCGCAGATCGATTTCGCCTCGAAAAGCGCTTCCTCGTGCTGCTTTGGATCTGCTTCCTCGGGCTGGACCCTGAACTCTTTCCTGAGAATATCCATTGCAAGGAACTCGGGGTTTCCGCCGAGCAGTATGTCAGTTCCCCTCCCCGCCATGTTGGTCGCTATGGTTATGGCTCCTATCCTGCCCGCCTGGGCGACAATCTCGGCCTCTTTCCCATGCTGCTTGGCGTTAAGCACGTTGTGGCTAAGACCCATCTTCTCAAGGTAGGCGCCCAGTTTTTCCGACTGCTCGATCGATGATGTGCCGACAAGCACCGGCCGGCCGGCGGAATTCATTTCCTTTATCTCAGCGCACGCGGCGTTGAACTTCTCGCGCTCGGTCCTGTAGACAACATCTTCGTAATCCTTCCTTATAAGCGGCTTGTGGGTCGGTATCACGGTGACGTCAAGATCGTATATGTGGCTGAACTCAAACGCTTCCGTGTCGGCGGTACCCGTCATACCGGCAAGCTTTCTGTACATCCTGAAATAGTTCTGGATCGTTATGGTGGCCATCGTTTGGTTCTCGCTTTCGATTTCCACCCCTTCCTTGGCCTCAACCGCCTGGTGAAGCCCGTCGCTCCATCTGCGCCCCGGCATGAGCCTCCCCGTGAACTCGTCGACTATCACAACCTTCCCGTCCTGCATCATGTAGTCGACGTCGAGGCTGAAAAGAGCATTGGCGCGAAGCGACTGGTTAACGTGGTGGAGAACCTTGAGGTTGACAGGGTCGTAGAGATTCGGGACGTCGAGCGCCCTCTCCGTCTTGGAAACCCCCTCCTCGGTAAGATCCACCTGCCTTGTTTTCTCGTCCACCGTGAAATCGGTCTTCCCGGAAAGCGTCTTCACCACCTTGTCCACCTTGTAGTAAAGATCGGTCGAGTCCTCCGAAGGTCCCGAGATTATAAGCGGGGTTCTCGCCTCGTCTATGAGAATGCTGTCGACCTCGTCCACTATGGCGAAATTGTGGCCGCGCTGAACGTAGCTCTCAAGGGAGAACTTCATGTTGTCGCGCAAGTAGTCGAAACCGAACTCGTTGTTGGTTCCGTAGGTAACGTCCGCCTGATAGGAATCCTGCCTGGTTGAAGGCTCGAGGCAGGTCTTGAAGGAATTTATGATGTCGAGGTTTTTTTCGGGAAGAACGTCGTTTGCCAGATACTCGTTTGGCCACGCGGTCAGGTTTTTCTCTACCGACTCTTCGGCCCGCTTGGGATCCTCCCAGGCAAGCACGTAGGAGGCATCGTGATTTATAACTCCCACCTTCATGTCCAGGACCATAAAAATCGGCGACATCCAGGTGGCATCCCTGGCGGCCAGGTAATCGTTTACGGTGATAAGGTGGGAGCCGAGCCCGGTGAGGGCGTTTAGGTAAAGGGGCAGGACGGCGACCAGCGTTTTTCCTTCCCCGGTTCTCATCTCGGCTATTCTGCCTCTGTGAAGAACCATCCCCCCTATCATCTGAACGTCGAAATGCCTCATGGCTATCGTTCTTCTCGACGCTTCCCTCACGGCGGCGAACGCCTCCGGCAGTATATCCTCAAGAGCCCTCTCCATCTCAGCGAAATACTTCTCGTCGGACGGGCTTCCGTTTGTGCCGAGACGGGAGTGTATCAGTTCCCGGAATTGCGAGGTCTTTGCGCGAAGTTCCGCCGTGGGAACCTTAACCAGCGTTTCTTCAAGGTCGTTTATCCTTTCTGCCAGAACGCCGAGCTTCTTCACCTCTCTTTCGTTCTGCGAGCCGACTATCTTTTTCAGGACGTAAGAAATCATGCGCCGAAGCGGTCTCCTTTAGCTAACGGTTCCCGGAACGTCCGGGAACAGCTCTCCTAAAACAGTCTAATAATCCGTGGGAAATAGACAAGGAATTTCTGGCTTCAGGCGTCAAGCTTCACGCTTACGACCCTCGAAGCGGCGGTACCGTCCGCGGTTATTCCTATAAGCGCGTCGGCCTCGTGCATGGTTTTTCTGTTATGCGTGATGACGGCCACCTGGGAATGGGCCGCTATCTCGCTCAGGATCTTGTTGAATCTCACCGTGTTCACTTCGTCAAGCGCGGCGTCTATTTCATCTAGGAACACAAAGGGAACGGGCTTTACCAGGCATGCGGAGATTATGACCGCTATGGCCGAAAGTGCCTTTTCCCCTCCCGAGAGCAGGTTTATCGGCTGGAAGCGCTTTCCTCCGGGCCTGATCATGACCTCCACTCCGGTTTCAAGCAGGTTTCTGGGATCCGTAAGCTCAAGGCGAGCCTCTCCGTTTTCGAAAAGCTTGCAGAAGGTTTCGCTGAATTTCCCGTTTACGGTCTCAAACGCCTCCCGGAACCTTGAAACTGACTCCCTGTCAAGCTTCCTTATAGCGCCTTCGAGGTAATCAAGCGCCCGGGCGAGGTCGTCGGTCTGGCGCTGGAGAAACCCGTTTCTCTCTTCAAGCTGCTCGTATTCCTCGGGCGCGAGCAGGTTCACGGGACCGAAATTCTCTACGCGCCGCCGAAGCGTCTTAAGTTCCCTCTCCGCATCGGGTATCGAAACATGGGAGAGATTCGGGCTTTGCGAGACATCGGGCGTAGCATCGCCGAATGTCTCCGCGTACCGTTCGCTCAGATACTCAAACTCATCCTCCGCACGCTCAAGCTGCGCCTGGGCCGAGGCAAGCCGCTCTCTTCGCGAGGAAAGTTCTTGTGATGCGGCCTCGAATTCCTCTTCGCTTCTGCGGAGATCCTCCGCGTAGTGCGACACCCTTTCCCTGAGTTCCCCGAAGGACTCTTCTCTTAAGCCTAGGTCGCTGCAGATCTTCTCAAACTCCTCTTCCGCCTGGCGTCTCGACAGGGCAAGCGCTTCGCTCTCCTGTTTTTTAAGTTCCCCATCCTTTGTTCTAAGGGAAAGCTTCTCGTTTATGACCGCCTTTATTCTCTCGGCTTCCGATATCTCGTGCTCAAGGGCCTTTTCCCTTTCAAGAACCCCGGCGTTCTCTATCCTGAGTTTCGTTACTTTCTCCTGAAGAGCTTTTTCCTCCTCGGCAAACCCGAGAGCCCGTTTTTCGATTTCCCCGTATTTTGATTCAAGGGCGCTTCTTTGGCCGTCAAGCTGCTCTATAAGCGACTCCATCTCCTCGACGGTGCGGTTTTTGCTCCCCAGCTTGCGCTCAAGCTCGTCGCGCTGCACCTCAAGGTTCCCGATTCTCGTCCCCATCTCTTCTATCCTGGTCTCCGCGTTCGAGCGGTCCTTTGCGTTCTCAACCGAGCTTATCTCGCAGCGCCGAAGAAGTTCCTCTACCTGCCCCCGGCGGCTCTCAAGCGCATCCATCTCCTCTCTAAGCGTCCTGCAGACAGATTCCAGTTTCTCTATGTCGGCCAAAAGGGTCTGTGTCTGCCCCTCAAGCTCCTCGATTTCCCTTTTTCTCTCAAACACCCCTGCCAGGGATTTTCCGCCCGTCACGGCCCCTTGGGAATCGACGTAGTCTCCCTCGAGGGTGGCGAAGCACGCGCCGTTTCCCGTCCGGTCCTTAAGCCTGATGGCTTCCCGCAGATCGGAAGTGACGTAAACTTCCTGCAGCATCGAGTCAACAAGGCTTTTCTCTATCACTTTCACGTCAAGGAGGCTGTTAAGGGAGGTCGCATCCGGCTTGCCGTTTCCGCTGGCCCTGCCGTTTCCGTTTGCCGAGCCGTTTGCCGCGAACCGTTCGGTTGCCGGTATGAAGGTTCCCCTTCCCGCGTCAAACTCCCTTAGGAGCTCGACCGCGGCGACCGCCTCCGTGCTCCCTTCGACCACTATCCAGTTGAGTTTTTCCCCGAAGGCCGCCTCGACCGCTCTTTCGTAGT includes these proteins:
- the folK gene encoding 2-amino-4-hydroxy-6-hydroxymethyldihydropteridine diphosphokinase; amino-acid sequence: MSEPEASPNIVFIGVGANLGPVRENFTRALRSIEKRARVVAVSSLYESDPVGPQDQPKFTNAVVKAETELSPFELLDYLKTIEKEIGRKKTKRWGPRVIDLDIIFYGDLVISTDSLVIPHPRAHERRFVLEPLLEIDPAAWHPAKNMAVRDICSGLGDSQAISKTDGPEVLL
- a CDS encoding 4a-hydroxytetrahydrobiopterin dehydratase; translated protein: MALLTEKEISSALEGLQGWQRKGEEIEKTFVLRNFVDSMGFVNKVALLSERADHHPDILIRWNKVSITLSTHSEGGITEKDLSLAGEIEKAL
- the secA gene encoding preprotein translocase subunit SecA — encoded protein: MISYVLKKIVGSQNEREVKKLGVLAERINDLEETLVKVPTAELRAKTSQFRELIHSRLGTNGSPSDEKYFAEMERALEDILPEAFAAVREASRRTIAMRHFDVQMIGGMVLHRGRIAEMRTGEGKTLVAVLPLYLNALTGLGSHLITVNDYLAARDATWMSPIFMVLDMKVGVINHDASYVLAWEDPKRAEESVEKNLTAWPNEYLANDVLPEKNLDIINSFKTCLEPSTRQDSYQADVTYGTNNEFGFDYLRDNMKFSLESYVQRGHNFAIVDEVDSILIDEARTPLIISGPSEDSTDLYYKVDKVVKTLSGKTDFTVDEKTRQVDLTEEGVSKTERALDVPNLYDPVNLKVLHHVNQSLRANALFSLDVDYMMQDGKVVIVDEFTGRLMPGRRWSDGLHQAVEAKEGVEIESENQTMATITIQNYFRMYRKLAGMTGTADTEAFEFSHIYDLDVTVIPTHKPLIRKDYEDVVYRTEREKFNAACAEIKEMNSAGRPVLVGTSSIEQSEKLGAYLEKMGLSHNVLNAKQHGKEAEIVAQAGRIGAITIATNMAGRGTDILLGGNPEFLAMDILRKEFRVQPEEADPKQHEEALFEAKSICDSEKEKVKELGGLHILSVERHEARRIDNQFRGRAGRQGDDGSSRFYVSLEDDLMRIFASERITGVMDKLGWEEGEPIEHSMISKSIENAQKKVEGRNFDIRKHLLRYDDVLNTQRDVVYRQRREILEGGESLREMLFTSSEDIVRESVGSYLAGRDDRPESDFSELCEVIGRIFGTEIEIEASGKADGEVITEEVTGKLTAAYREKEERIGSENLSQVERYVMLQHIDYLWKDHLLNMDHLREGVGLRGYAQKDPLREYTKEGFDMFALMMDKFRMDVCSNLFRIQPASEEQIEELERRRELEEKKMVLGRGEGAEEKAKTPVRRTQKKVGRNDPCPCGSGKKYKRCCGR
- the smc gene encoding chromosome segregation protein SMC, which produces MRIKALEIAGFKSFYLKTRIDFSEGITAIVGPNGCGKSNILDAIRWVIGEHNPRQLRAGGMEDVISNGSAELKPLGMADVSLVLEEVEGFGFEEVRIRRKLYRSGESEYSINGVKCRLKDITEMLLDTGMGARAYSIVEQGQVESFILSKPDEKRKFIEEVAGTEKYKLRRKETRSRIESTRENLSRVLDMKREVSDRIESVALQAKRAREYEELTGRARSLEFDVLSAKLSGSQQRKEALLEKKLGAEQFVRSADAELEQKRGLLQEAKEKNSVSGQDLGSLEKEIYELRAQKRENEYRRASIEREIAGISSYVTNIEAEIESLGREVSEMEERSSRAGLQSEELKTTRLSASEEISREEQNLVTLKSEWEQNKKELEETADLVSDVMTRRSSLGSTIGAFSKELEELEEKKEVLEGEVSALGLEKLECEKRLASLRRREGEIKDEFTSATKEKEEIDSRLYDLRVEHEKKLGELRGLEGRKKDCVSRVEALNKIQSNYEWLPDATRKFVLERKQRGVLGVVSDFVSVPRNYERAVEAAFGEKLNWIVVEGSTEAVAAVELLREFDAGRGTFIPATERFAANGSANGNGRASGNGKPDATSLNSLLDVKVIEKSLVDSMLQEVYVTSDLREAIRLKDRTGNGACFATLEGDYVDSQGAVTGGKSLAGVFERKREIEELEGQTQTLLADIEKLESVCRTLREEMDALESRRGQVEELLRRCEISSVENAKDRSNAETRIEEMGTRIGNLEVQRDELERKLGSKNRTVEEMESLIEQLDGQRSALESKYGEIEKRALGFAEEEKALQEKVTKLRIENAGVLEREKALEHEISEAERIKAVINEKLSLRTKDGELKKQESEALALSRRQAEEEFEKICSDLGLREESFGELRERVSHYAEDLRRSEEEFEAASQELSSRRERLASAQAQLERAEDEFEYLSERYAETFGDATPDVSQSPNLSHVSIPDAERELKTLRRRVENFGPVNLLAPEEYEQLEERNGFLQRQTDDLARALDYLEGAIRKLDRESVSRFREAFETVNGKFSETFCKLFENGEARLELTDPRNLLETGVEVMIRPGGKRFQPINLLSGGEKALSAIAVIISACLVKPVPFVFLDEIDAALDEVNTVRFNKILSEIAAHSQVAVITHNRKTMHEADALIGITADGTAASRVVSVKLDA